A single genomic interval of Odontesthes bonariensis isolate fOdoBon6 chromosome 3, fOdoBon6.hap1, whole genome shotgun sequence harbors:
- the ipo9 gene encoding importin-9 produces the protein MSAVNNARPGSAAGPVQQGLKEALIETLTAILSPVQEVRAAAEEQIKVLEVTEEFGVHLAELTVDPQGALAIRQLASVILKQYVETHWCSQSEKFRPPETTDQAKAAIRGLLPSGLRESISKVRSSVAYAVSAIAHWDWPEAWPQLFTLLMEMLVSGDVNAVHGAMRVLTEFTREVTDTQMPLVAPVILPEMYKIFTMAEVYSIRTRSRAVEIFTTCANLICAIEELEKGAAKALIFPVVQQFTEAFVQALQMPDGPSSDSGLKMEVLKAVTALVKNFPKPMVSSMQQILPIVWNTLTESAAFYVRTEVNYTEEVEDPVDSDGEVLGFENLVFSIFEFVHTLLENNKFKSTVKKALPELIYYIILYMQITEDQIKAWTANPQQFVEDEDDDTFSYSVRISAQDLLLAVAAEFQNESAAALAAAATRHLQEAEQAKNSGNEHWWKIHEACMLALGSVKTIITENVKNGRIQFDMHGFLASVILADLNLAAASPFLLGRALWAASRFTAAMSPELIQQFLQATVSGLHDSQPPSVRISAVRAIWGYCDQLKLSESTHVLQPFLPSILEGLVQLAAQFSSEVLTLVMETLCIVCTMDPAFTTSAENKICPLTIAIFLKYNNDPVVASLAQDIFKELAQIEGCQGPMQMRLIPTLVSIMQAPPDKIPTGLCATSIDILTTVVRNTKPPLSEILVCQAFPVVAQCTLRTDDNTIMQNGGECLRAYVSVALEQIAQWRDEQGNSGLWYVMQVVNQLLDPRTSEFTAAFVGRLVSTLISRAGTELGEQLDQILRAILSKMQQAETLSVMQSLIMVFAHLVHSQLEPLLEFLCSLPGPTGKPALEFVMTEWMSRQHLFYGQYEGKVSTVALCKLLQHGLNTDDKRLQDIMVKGEELYNPDDGIRTRSKSAKNPERWTNIPLLVKIFKLIINELSTVVEANASRANAADWSQDSSGMWDDQEEDEGEDDDEDEGLAGQLLSDLIASNKYDDDYYEDDDEDDPDALKDPIYLIDLQAYLTDFLTQFAQQPCYSVFSGHLNNTEKQTLQSIGL, from the exons ATGAGTGCGGTGAATAATGCTCGGCCCGGTTCGGCCGCCGGCCCCGTCCAGCAAGGACTGAAAGAGGCTCTAATCGAGACGCTGACGGCCATCCTGTCCCCGGTTCAAGAAGTGCGCGCCGCCGCAGAGGAGCAGATCAAAGTGCTGGAAGTGACTGAGG AGTTTGGTGTCCACCTGGCAGAACTCACAGTCGACCCTCAGGGAGCACTCGCCATTCGTCAG CTAGCGTCCGTCATCCTGAAGCAGTATGTGGAGACTCACTGGTGTTCCCAGTCAGAGAAGTTCAGACCTCCTGAAACCACAGATCAG GCTAAAGCTGCCATCAGGGGGCTGCTGCCGAGCGGTTTGCGGGAGTCGATCAGCAAAGTTCGCTCCAGCGTTGCTTATGCGGTGTCGGCCATTGCTCACTGGGACTGGCCTGAGGCGTGGCCCCAGCTCTTCACGCTCCTGATGGAGATGCTGGTCAGTGGAGATGTTAATGCTGTGCATGGGGCCATGAGGGTCCTCACAG AGTTTACTCGAGAGGTGACGGATACACAGATGCCGCTGGTGGCTCCCGTCATCTTACCTGAGATGTACAAGATCTTTACTATGGCCGAG GTTTACAGTATTCGTACCCGCTCCAGAGCAGTGGAGATATTCACCACCTGTGCCAACCTCATCTGTGCTATTGAAGAGCTGGAAAAG GGTGCAGCCAAAGCGTTGATCTTCCCAGTGGTGCAGCAATTTACAGAGGCATTCGTGCAGGCTCTGCAGATGCCTGATGGACCCTCATCTGACAGCGGTCTCAAAATGGAAGTCCTCAAG GCAGTGACTGCGTTGGTGAAGAACTTCCCCAAACCCATGGTGTCCTCCATGCAGCAGATATTACCCATCGTATGGAATACACTGACTGAGAGTGCGGCTTT TTATGTAAGAACAGAAGTCAACTACACAGAGGAAGTGGAGGACCCTGTAGACTCAGACG gtgAGGTTTTGGGCTTTGAGAATCTGGTGTTCAGCATCTTCGAATTTGTCCACACGCTGCTTGAGAACAACAAGTTTAAGAGCACAGTGAAGAAAGCGCTGCCCGAACTCATCTACTACATAATCCTGTACATGCAGATCACAGAGGACCAG ATCAAAGCGTGGACAGCAAACCCGCAGCAGTTTGTGGAGGACGAGGATGACGACACCTTCTCCTACTCTGTCAGGATCTCCGCTCaggacctgctgctg GCTGTGGCGGCAGAGTTTCAGAATGAGAGCGCGGCAGCGCTGGCAGCAGCAGCTACgagacacctccaggaggcggAGCAGGCCAAAAACAGCGGCAACGAGCACTG GTGGAAGATCCACGAGGCCTGCATGTTGGCCCTCGGTTCAGTTAAGACCATCATTACAGAGAATGTGAAGAACGGTCGTATCCAGTTCGACATGCACGGTTTTCTGGCCAGCGTCATCCTGGCTGATCTCAACCTGGCAG CGGCATCCCCGTTCCTCCTCGGCCGGGCTCTGTGGGCGGCCAGTCGCTTCACAGCAGCCATGTCTCCTGAGCTCATCCAGCAGTTCCTCCAGGCCACCGTCAGTGGCCTCCACGACAGCCAGCCGCCGTCCGTCCGCATCTCTGCTGTCAGAGCCATCTGGGG GTACTGTGATCAGTTAAAGCTGTCGGAGAGTACACATGTTCTCCAGCCTTTCCTCCCCAGCATCCTTGAGGGACTGGTCCAACTGGCCGCCCAGTTCAGCTCAGAGGTGCTCACGCTCGTGATGGAGACGCTTTGCATCGTCTGTACCATGGACCCAGCCTTCACCACCAGCGCGGAGAACAAGATCTGCCCCCTCACCATTGCTATTTTCCTGAAATATAACAATG ACCCTGTGGTTGCCTCCCTGGCTCAGGACATCTTTAAGGAACTAGCACAAATCGAAGGCTGTCAGGGCCCCATGCAGATGCGTCTCATCCCCACGCTGGTCAGCATCATGCAGGCTCCCCCCGACAAAATCCCCACTGGACTTTGTGCT ACGTCCATAGACATCCTAACTACTGTGGTCCGAAACACGAAGCCGCCTCTGTCAGAGATACTGGTGTGTCAGGCATTTCCTGTGGTGGCACAGTGCACGTTACGTACTGATGACAACACAATAATGCAG AACGGAGGCGAATGTCTGCGAGCGTACGTCTCTGTCGCCCTGGAACAGATTGCGCAGTGGAGGGACGAACAAGGAAACAGTGGCCTCTGGTACGTCATGCAGGTGGtcaaccagctgctggaccccCGGACCTCTGAGTTCACAGCTGCCTTCGTGGGCAGGTTGGTGTCCACTCTGATCTCTCGGGCGGGAACAGAGCTCGGGGAACAGCTGGATCAGATCCTCCGAGCGATTCTGAGCAAAATGCAGCAAGCTGAGACTCTGAGCGTCATGCAG TCGCTGATCATGGTGTTTGCCCACTTGGTTCACTCTCAGTTGGAGCCTCTGTTGGAGTTTTTGTGCAGTCTGCCGGGGCCGACGGGGAAACCCGCCCTAGAGTTTGTTATGACGGAGTGGATGAGCAGGCAACATCTTTTCTACGGACAGTACGAGGGCAAAGTCAG CACTGTGGCTCTGTGTAAGCTGCTGCAACATGGTCTCAACACTGATGACAAACGTCTCCAAGACATCATGGTGAAAGGAGAGGAACTCTACAACCCCGACGACGGCATCCGCACTCGCTCCAAATCTGCCAAGA ACCCAGAGCGCTGGACCAACATTCCCTTGCTCGTTAAGATCTTTAAACTAATCATCAACGAACTGTCGACAGTGGTGGAGGCGAACGCCAGCAGGGCAAACGCAGCCGACTGGAGCCAGG ATTCCAGCGGTATGTGGGATGACCAAGAGGAGGACGAGGGGGAGGATGACGATGAGGATGAAGGGCTGGCGGGACAGCTACTCTCTGATCTCATTGCCTCGAACAAATACG ATGATGATTATTAcgaggatgatgatgaggatgatCCAGATGCCTTGAAAGACCCCATATATCTGATCGATCTGCAG GCTTACCTGACGGACTTCCTGACACAGTTCGCCCAGCAGCCATGTTACAGCGTGTTCTCAGGTCACCTCAACAACACTGAGAAACAAACCCTGCAGTCTATAGGACTCTAG